A stretch of Rhodothermus profundi DNA encodes these proteins:
- a CDS encoding MBL fold metallo-hydrolase, with amino-acid sequence MTELDGSVRYLDLNYLGTDQLIACAVLEAPEGLLLVDPGPTSTLAHLKAALQEAGASLNDVRALLLTHIHLDHAGATGSIVAEAPHVQVFVHRLGAPHLVDPSRLLASARRLYGELMEPLWGAVLPVPESQVIALDGNERIRPGGRPLEVAYTPGHAVHHVSFLDLDTGTAFVGDTAGMQITGTRCVLPVAPPPDIQVEAWHESLQRIAQWRPRRLFVTHFGPSEDPEEHLDQMARRLDAMLEAVQRSLAAEGEDAQRADAFHESVMAEMRACLQDETLVSRYEQFGQPRASWFGLARYWRRKQEQRTS; translated from the coding sequence ATGACCGAACTGGACGGCAGCGTACGTTACCTGGATCTGAACTATCTGGGCACAGATCAACTGATCGCCTGTGCCGTCCTGGAAGCCCCTGAAGGATTGTTGCTGGTAGATCCAGGGCCAACTTCTACGCTAGCGCATCTGAAGGCTGCCTTGCAAGAGGCGGGTGCTTCGCTGAATGATGTGCGCGCGCTGCTGCTAACGCACATTCATCTGGACCATGCCGGCGCGACCGGGTCCATTGTGGCCGAAGCCCCGCATGTGCAGGTATTTGTGCATCGCTTGGGAGCACCGCACCTGGTGGATCCAAGTCGTCTGCTGGCCAGCGCTCGCCGGCTCTACGGGGAATTGATGGAGCCGCTCTGGGGAGCGGTGCTGCCGGTGCCGGAGAGCCAGGTGATAGCGCTCGATGGAAACGAACGGATCCGCCCCGGTGGACGTCCCCTGGAAGTGGCGTATACACCGGGCCATGCGGTGCATCACGTCAGTTTTCTGGATCTGGATACGGGCACAGCCTTTGTCGGCGACACGGCGGGCATGCAAATTACGGGCACGCGCTGCGTGCTCCCGGTAGCGCCGCCTCCTGACATTCAGGTAGAGGCCTGGCATGAGAGCTTGCAGCGCATCGCCCAATGGCGGCCGCGACGGCTTTTCGTCACGCACTTTGGCCCTTCGGAAGACCCCGAGGAACACCTGGATCAGATGGCTCGCCGGCTTGATGCGATGCTTGAGGCGGTGCAGCGCTCGCTGGCTGCTGAGGGGGAGGATGCGCAGCGGGCCGACGCATTTCATGAAAGCGTGATGGCGGAAATGCGCGCCTGCCTTCAGGACGAGACGCTCGTGTCCCGCTATGAGCAGTTTGGCCAGCCGCGAGCAAGCTGGTTTGGGCTGGCGCGTTACTGGCGGCGCAAGCAGGAGCAGCGTACCTCGTAA
- a CDS encoding phosphoglycerate dehydrogenase, whose translation MAKIDGVRFLNDQFKKALILEHPDPSLDDYLRAQGIEPERLPDAVVQQPEAVIERLKEGQHDLIFKRSRFLVDERVLQASENLAAVILCCIGDDSVDKEACAREGVMVMNDPISNARSVVELVFGEMICLARRVFQANEAAHRHVWTKDNRKRYELQGKTIAIIGLGNIGKQVAQMAEKFGMQVYFYDNREVAREVGRTLGWTACRTLTEAFRVADFVTVHVSAEDHRGRSNRNLITYEHFAQLGAERGPNSPRIFINAARGFIHKPEDLIRAVQEGHVQAAAVDVYPSEPASKDDTWHNPYAGIPEIVCTPHIGAATQEAQPRIAAYVAGTAHLFNKYGTVRDTVFGPGQVIGVEAEPPYWVLSVVHSDARGTKKAISDAIYEAGASNLQSSHRDFSRYGFAYEVSAIDKPLSQEQLMRIVETARRISGDPTAIRAIRQFYVPANGTDF comes from the coding sequence ATGGCCAAAATTGATGGCGTCCGCTTCCTCAACGATCAGTTCAAAAAGGCGCTCATTCTGGAGCACCCCGATCCCAGCCTGGATGATTACCTGCGCGCTCAGGGCATTGAACCCGAACGGCTACCGGATGCCGTCGTGCAACAGCCCGAGGCCGTCATTGAGCGCCTGAAGGAAGGGCAGCATGATCTAATTTTTAAGCGCAGCCGCTTTCTTGTCGACGAGCGCGTGCTGCAGGCCTCGGAAAACCTGGCCGCTGTCATTCTCTGCTGCATTGGAGACGACTCAGTAGACAAGGAAGCCTGCGCACGGGAAGGGGTCATGGTGATGAACGACCCCATCAGCAACGCGCGCTCGGTCGTTGAGCTGGTCTTCGGCGAGATGATCTGCCTGGCGCGTCGGGTCTTCCAGGCCAATGAAGCAGCTCATCGTCACGTATGGACCAAGGATAATCGCAAACGGTACGAGCTGCAGGGCAAAACCATCGCCATCATCGGCCTGGGCAATATCGGTAAGCAGGTGGCCCAGATGGCCGAAAAGTTTGGCATGCAGGTTTACTTCTACGACAACCGTGAAGTAGCCCGCGAAGTAGGCCGCACGCTGGGCTGGACAGCCTGCCGAACGCTGACCGAAGCATTCCGCGTGGCCGACTTTGTGACGGTCCATGTGTCGGCCGAAGATCACCGCGGCCGCTCCAATCGCAACCTGATCACGTACGAACACTTCGCCCAGCTCGGAGCAGAACGCGGACCCAATAGCCCCCGCATCTTTATCAATGCAGCCCGAGGCTTTATCCATAAACCGGAAGACCTGATCCGAGCGGTTCAGGAGGGACATGTGCAGGCAGCCGCGGTCGATGTCTACCCCAGTGAACCTGCCAGCAAGGACGACACCTGGCACAACCCGTATGCCGGCATTCCAGAGATTGTCTGCACGCCCCACATCGGCGCAGCAACGCAGGAAGCTCAGCCGCGCATTGCGGCCTACGTAGCCGGCACGGCCCATCTGTTCAATAAGTACGGCACCGTGCGCGACACGGTGTTTGGTCCAGGACAAGTGATTGGCGTCGAAGCCGAACCACCATACTGGGTGCTCAGCGTCGTGCATAGCGATGCGCGAGGAACAAAAAAAGCAATCAGCGACGCCATCTACGAAGCCGGGGCCAGCAACCTGCAATCAAGCCACCGGGATTTTAGCCGCTACGGGTTTGCCTATGAGGTAAGCGCCATCGATAAGCCGCTCTCCCAGGAGCAACTGATGCGCATTGTCGAAACAGCACGGCGCATTTCGGGTGACCCTACTGCCATCCGGGCGATTCGTCAGTTTTATGTGCCTGCCAATGGCACCGACTTTTAA
- a CDS encoding TetR/AcrR family transcriptional regulator, producing MSRNELQEAILEAAQYLLIREGYGSLTMRRIAQRAGCSVGSLYLYFDNKEGLLFSLLDRAQERLAERFFDPKIQSIEEPRARLQALARAYVDFGLTYPESYEILFMLHPRELASYPEERMQRAYRLLDPIVEAIEDYVHRHGLEMPDVRVAAVSFWSALHGIVSLLLAGRLVRLRLEVDHEALIEHAIRQAIGGLCRLMRRKDNREV from the coding sequence TTGAGTCGTAACGAACTGCAGGAAGCGATCCTGGAAGCCGCCCAGTACCTGCTGATCCGCGAAGGATACGGCAGTTTGACCATGCGGCGCATCGCGCAGCGGGCTGGTTGCAGTGTCGGAAGTCTTTACCTGTATTTTGACAATAAGGAAGGACTGCTGTTTTCGCTGCTGGATCGGGCGCAAGAGCGACTGGCCGAACGCTTCTTTGATCCGAAGATTCAATCCATTGAGGAGCCACGAGCGCGGTTGCAGGCGTTAGCCCGAGCCTATGTAGACTTTGGACTGACGTATCCTGAATCCTACGAAATTCTGTTCATGCTGCATCCGCGGGAGCTGGCTTCCTATCCGGAGGAGCGGATGCAGCGGGCTTATCGATTGCTGGATCCCATTGTGGAGGCCATTGAGGACTACGTGCACCGCCATGGGTTGGAAATGCCGGACGTTCGCGTAGCAGCGGTGTCGTTCTGGAGCGCGCTGCATGGCATTGTCAGCTTGCTGCTGGCCGGACGCCTGGTGCGGCTACGGCTGGAAGTGGACCACGAAGCGCTGATCGAACACGCTATCCGGCAGGCCATCGGTGGACTCTGCCGGCTCATGCGACGCAAAGATAATCGCGAAGTATGA
- a CDS encoding heme ABC transporter ATP-binding protein, with protein MVTANGLQVALGGRTILHGLTFQIPAGSFVGLLGPNGSGKTTLIRTISGVLPYSGQLLLEGRPLQSWPRRALARRVAVVRQAPTLAFDFTVEDIVLLGRAPHKGWLEPFTTTDRVRVREALATVDLADATHRLIHTLSGGEQQRVFLAQALAQEADLLLLDEPTAHLDVHYQFEFLDRVRDLVAAGRTVVAVFHDLSLAARYADRLLVLHQGHLVADGPPDEVLTEDLIARVFRMKARIHDLPDGMRCIHYLHPITETPTLS; from the coding sequence ATGGTCACAGCAAATGGATTACAGGTAGCGCTTGGTGGGCGCACGATTCTACACGGACTCACCTTCCAGATTCCGGCCGGTTCCTTTGTGGGCTTGCTGGGACCAAACGGCAGCGGTAAAACGACGTTGATTCGTACGATCAGCGGCGTGTTGCCCTACAGCGGACAACTGCTCCTGGAAGGGCGGCCGCTGCAGAGCTGGCCCCGCCGCGCCCTGGCCCGGCGGGTAGCTGTGGTGCGCCAGGCCCCCACGCTCGCCTTCGACTTCACCGTTGAAGATATCGTGTTGCTGGGACGAGCGCCCCATAAAGGCTGGCTGGAACCTTTCACGACGACCGATCGGGTCCGCGTGCGCGAGGCTCTGGCGACCGTTGATCTGGCAGACGCCACGCATCGCCTGATCCACACGCTCAGCGGCGGAGAGCAACAGCGCGTCTTTCTGGCCCAGGCACTGGCTCAGGAAGCAGACCTGCTCCTGCTCGACGAACCCACCGCCCACCTGGACGTGCATTATCAGTTTGAATTTCTCGATCGCGTGCGCGACTTGGTCGCGGCCGGCCGCACAGTCGTGGCGGTCTTTCATGATCTGTCGCTGGCTGCCCGCTACGCCGACCGACTGCTGGTCCTGCACCAGGGACACCTGGTAGCCGACGGACCACCCGATGAGGTGCTCACCGAAGACCTGATCGCTCGCGTCTTTCGCATGAAAGCACGTATCCACGACCTGCCCGATGGCATGCGTTGCATTCACTACCTTCATCCGATCACCGAAACCCCGACGCTCTCATGA
- a CDS encoding GWxTD domain-containing protein: MRTHLAPTRIGCILLVGWGSVLVGSGGCRSVPAALEASDAFEAPAFVLEAIPVLRNGRSGVELYLGLRPRSLVFVEVDTAYRATYEVLVRLLDEMGQVRYEQAFHDTLWVPSFAATRTHAFQVWHRFVAYQPGRYRLEVTVMDRSSRRYATHRRQIHLLDPTAQGPVLSSVWLMQRAADGRYAVYPGLHVAAAGDSLRAAVKLFRLRPQHQVQVQMRLMYFLTDTSAARLPYDLMPMPGTLPYQGIRYDRPETLRVSTRRVEGLRGQIQVDFPLPPLVKRGVYRVEVVAQVEGQHRSILSRRELAVHSPAFPQVTTLDQMVEALVYLTYPEEWAFLRAARTPVELRHRFDAFWGRLIGDRRRAARLLRLYYERIEQANWQFTTFKEGWQTDRGMVYVILGPPFFIEERFDAHLWYYTYNEQDSRYVFVFERVYQSGAAFGHYVLRRHPFYYEVWQQALRRWRTGQVL, translated from the coding sequence GTGAGGACGCACCTGGCACCCACCAGGATAGGCTGCATCCTGCTGGTGGGGTGGGGAAGCGTGTTGGTGGGGAGCGGAGGATGTCGCAGTGTTCCTGCAGCATTGGAGGCATCGGACGCCTTCGAAGCGCCTGCGTTCGTACTGGAAGCTATTCCTGTGTTGCGAAATGGCAGGTCAGGCGTTGAGCTATATCTAGGGCTCAGACCACGTTCGCTGGTTTTTGTGGAGGTGGACACAGCCTATCGGGCGACCTATGAAGTGCTGGTTCGACTTCTGGACGAAATGGGACAGGTGCGTTATGAACAGGCTTTTCATGATACGCTCTGGGTTCCGAGCTTTGCGGCGACGCGCACGCACGCCTTCCAGGTGTGGCATCGGTTTGTAGCCTATCAACCGGGCCGGTATCGGCTGGAGGTGACGGTGATGGATCGGAGCAGCCGGCGCTATGCGACGCATCGCCGTCAGATCCATCTGTTAGATCCGACCGCTCAGGGCCCTGTGCTCAGCTCTGTGTGGTTGATGCAGCGTGCGGCCGATGGACGCTATGCGGTCTATCCGGGTCTCCATGTCGCGGCCGCAGGCGATTCGCTGCGGGCTGCAGTCAAGCTGTTCAGGCTGAGGCCGCAGCATCAGGTGCAGGTGCAAATGCGCCTGATGTATTTTCTAACGGATACCAGTGCGGCGCGTTTGCCGTATGACCTGATGCCAATGCCTGGCACGCTGCCTTATCAGGGCATCCGGTATGACCGTCCGGAGACGCTCCGGGTGTCTACGCGCCGGGTGGAAGGGTTAAGGGGTCAGATACAGGTAGATTTTCCCTTACCTCCTCTGGTGAAACGGGGTGTCTATCGGGTGGAGGTGGTCGCTCAGGTTGAAGGGCAGCACCGTTCGATCCTTAGTCGCCGCGAGCTGGCTGTGCATAGCCCTGCCTTTCCACAGGTGACGACGCTGGATCAGATGGTCGAGGCTCTGGTCTATCTGACCTATCCAGAGGAATGGGCGTTTCTGCGCGCGGCTCGGACGCCCGTGGAGCTCCGGCATCGCTTTGATGCCTTCTGGGGACGCCTGATCGGCGATCGACGTAGGGCAGCGCGTTTGCTTCGCCTGTACTATGAGCGCATTGAACAGGCCAACTGGCAGTTCACTACCTTTAAAGAGGGCTGGCAGACGGATCGGGGCATGGTCTACGTGATACTGGGGCCTCCTTTCTTTATCGAAGAGCGGTTTGATGCGCACCTCTGGTATTACACGTACAATGAGCAGGATTCGCGCTACGTGTTTGTGTTTGAGCGTGTGTACCAGTCCGGGGCAGCGTTCGGGCATTACGTGCTTCGTCGCCACCCTTTCTACTACGAAGTATGGCAACAAGCGCTGAGGCGCTGGCGCACGGGGCAGGTGCTTTAA
- a CDS encoding quinone oxidoreductase family protein, whose translation MLPRTYRKLVARRLTSNFREAAELVEVPMPRPGPGEVLIRNRFAGVNATDVNITAGRYYPTTTPPFDLGAEAVGEVVAVGEGVENLKPGDPVGTIRLGSGYAEYQLVPARHAIPVPEVSPEVVSLLISGLTASISLEEVARIRAGETVLVTAAAGGTGQYAVQLARLAGCTVIGTCGSAEKAALLRKLGCDRVINYREEDVARVLREAFPDGVDVIYESVGGALFDLCLKALARHGRLLCIGFISEYLTGPQPVTQPRIYAQLIAKSASVLGFFLPHFVTHFRTHLPRLFQLYRTGKLHVAIDPTPFEGLESVADAVEYLHAGRSVGKVVVRL comes from the coding sequence ATGCTACCCAGAACCTATCGCAAGCTGGTTGCGCGGCGGCTGACGTCCAACTTTCGTGAAGCCGCTGAACTTGTCGAAGTACCGATGCCTCGTCCCGGACCCGGTGAGGTGTTGATCCGCAACCGTTTCGCAGGGGTGAATGCCACGGATGTCAACATCACGGCTGGCCGTTACTATCCCACCACAACGCCTCCCTTTGACCTGGGCGCCGAAGCTGTTGGCGAAGTCGTAGCCGTAGGAGAAGGCGTAGAAAATCTCAAACCGGGTGATCCTGTAGGCACTATCAGGCTGGGGAGCGGCTACGCCGAATATCAACTCGTACCGGCCAGGCATGCGATCCCGGTGCCAGAGGTTTCGCCCGAAGTAGTTAGCCTCCTTATCAGCGGACTGACTGCCTCAATTTCGCTGGAGGAGGTGGCGCGCATTCGGGCCGGGGAGACCGTTCTGGTAACGGCCGCTGCCGGTGGAACCGGCCAGTATGCCGTGCAACTGGCCCGCCTGGCTGGCTGCACGGTGATTGGTACCTGTGGCTCTGCGGAGAAGGCCGCCCTGCTGCGGAAGCTGGGGTGCGACCGCGTAATCAACTATCGGGAAGAAGATGTGGCCCGCGTGCTGCGCGAGGCGTTCCCGGATGGCGTAGATGTGATCTATGAAAGCGTCGGTGGTGCGCTGTTCGATCTGTGCCTCAAGGCGCTGGCGCGGCACGGCCGGCTGCTGTGCATCGGGTTCATCAGTGAGTACCTTACCGGCCCCCAGCCAGTAACGCAGCCGCGCATTTACGCACAGCTCATTGCTAAATCGGCGTCGGTGCTTGGCTTTTTCCTGCCGCACTTTGTCACGCACTTTCGCACCCATCTGCCGCGACTCTTTCAACTGTACCGCACGGGTAAACTGCACGTTGCTATCGATCCTACGCCATTTGAAGGACTAGAATCCGTAGCGGATGCGGTCGAATATTTGCATGCCGGCCGAAGCGTCGGTAAGGTGGTGGTCCGCCTGTAA
- a CDS encoding cob(I)yrinic acid a,c-diamide adenosyltransferase: MKIYTRTGDDGTTGLFGGGRVPKSHPLIAAYGTVDELNAWLGLARTQLLSEESDLETLLQRLQGMLFEVGADLATPLDSRARTVRIKADHIDSLEREIDRLEAQLPPLKTFILPGGAPAAATLHVARTVCRRAERLVVEALQQETLNPEVLRFLNRLSDLLFVLARWVNHRRGTAETPWMPEKHSTA, from the coding sequence ATGAAGATCTACACCCGCACAGGAGACGACGGCACAACCGGCCTGTTTGGCGGCGGACGCGTGCCCAAAAGCCATCCGCTGATTGCCGCCTATGGGACCGTAGATGAGCTGAACGCCTGGCTGGGACTGGCACGTACGCAGTTGCTCTCTGAGGAATCTGACCTGGAAACCCTTCTTCAGCGTCTTCAGGGCATGCTCTTCGAGGTGGGAGCCGACCTGGCCACCCCGCTCGACAGCCGGGCCCGTACCGTCCGCATCAAAGCAGACCACATCGACAGCCTTGAACGGGAAATCGACCGTCTGGAAGCCCAGCTTCCCCCTTTGAAAACCTTCATTCTGCCAGGCGGTGCACCCGCTGCGGCCACGCTGCACGTAGCCCGCACGGTCTGCCGCCGGGCCGAACGGCTCGTGGTCGAAGCCCTGCAACAGGAGACGCTTAACCCAGAGGTCTTACGTTTTTTGAATCGCCTTTCGGACCTGCTGTTCGTGCTGGCGCGCTGGGTCAACCATCGCCGGGGCACAGCAGAGACCCCCTGGATGCCAGAAAAGCACTCAACAGCCTGA